One Spinacia oleracea cultivar Varoflay chromosome 4, BTI_SOV_V1, whole genome shotgun sequence DNA segment encodes these proteins:
- the LOC110782695 gene encoding protein VTE6, chloroplastic isoform X2, producing the protein MALTLALLTPSSFSFSTSISNSLTQQQQHNPKKLAFFSAFDPNPNQNFNKNSQIHHNLSHFYNKPTKMPQFLTAKSSPTDLVAPLSGAINLVQSNPATWQSAIFSNVVIFVLGSPILVSGLSLSGIVAAFLLGTLTWRSFGSPGFLLVATYFVIGTAATKVKMAQKEAQGVAEKRKGRRGPGSVIGSSAAGCVCALLSIYGIGGKALSQLWQLGFVASFCTKLSDTVSSEIGKAYGRTTYLVTTFKIVPRGTEGAVSVEGTIAGLLASILLAFVGYLIRQINLTEAVICILASQIANLGESVIGALFQDKEGFQWLNNDVVNVINISMGSILAVLLQQVLLRSGL; encoded by the exons ATGGCTTTAACACTAGCATTGCTCACACCATCCTCATTCTCATTCTCAACCTCCATTTCAAATTCTctaacccaacaacaacaacacaatcCCAAAAAACTTGCCTTCTTCTCCGCCTTCGATCCAAACCCGAATCAAAATTTCAACAAAAACAGTCAAATTCACCATAATTTATCACATTTTTACAACAAACCCACAAAAATGCCCCAATTTCTCACTGCAAAATCATCTCCAACTGACCTAGTTGCTCCACTCTCAGGCGCAATTAACCTCGTCCAATCAAATCCCGCTACTTGGCAATCTGCTATCTTCTCCAATGTCGTGATCTTCGTTCTGGGTTCTCCGATTTTGGTGTCGGGACTTTCTCTCTCCGGCATTGTTGCTGCCTTCTTGTTGGGTACTCTTACTTGGCGCTCTTTCGGCTCTCCTGGTTTCCTTCTTGTTGCCACGTATTTTGTTATC GGAACTGCAGCAACCAAGGTCAAGATGGCACAAAAAGAGGCCCAAGGGGTTGCGGAAAAGAGGAAAGGAAGAAGAGGGCCAGGTAGTGTCATTGGTTCTAGCGCAGCTGGGTGTGTGTGTGCACTTCTTTCGATATATGGAATAGGTGGGAAGGCACTTTCTCAGCTTTGGCAACTTGGCTTTGTTGCCAGCTTCTGCACTAAGCTGAGTGATACTGTTTCAAGTGAGATAGGGAAGGCATATGGAAGAACAAC GTACCTGGTTACAACATTCAAAATTGTTCCAAGAGGGACCGAAGGTGCTGTAAGTGTTGAGGGAACCATTGCTGGGCTTCTAGCTTCAATTCTGCTTGCCTTTGTTGGTTATCTTATTCGCCAG ATAAATTTAACTGAAGCTGTAATCTGTATATTAGCCTCTCAGATTGCTAATCTTGGTGAAAGTGTAATTGGTGCTTTATTTCAAGACAAGGAAGGATTTCAATGG CTTAACAACGATGTTGTCAATGTCATTAATATATCCATGGGTAGCATCTTGGCCGTCCTGTTGCAACAAGTTCTGCTTCGTAGCGGGCTCTG A
- the LOC110782699 gene encoding large ribosomal subunit protein uL13c, with product MATMACASSLTFPSAQTQKSFFGTNVKQTPVLSFPRPTVAAAVAVSARKSTSASTKCTEEWRQLKEAVKKEFAIPHVPLDQRWMFTLEEATGPDIWNTTWYPKSADHVPTDKKWYVVDATDLILGRMASTIAIHIRGKNLASYTPSVDMGAFVIVVNADKVAVSGKKRTQKLYRRHSGRPGGLKEETFDQLQKRIPERIIEHAVRGMLPKGRLGRYLFNHLKVYKGAEHPHQAQQPIDLPLRDKRIRVEK from the exons ATGGCGACAATGGCCTGCGCTTCTTCCCTAACGTTTCCTTCAGCGCAGACCCAGAAATCCTTCTTCGGCACCAATGTAAAACAAACTCCTGTTTTGAGCTTTCCTCGCCCAACAGTGGCGGCAGCAGTAGCAGTGAGCGCCAGAAAATCAACATCAGCATCTACCAAATGTACCGAGGAATGGCGTCAACTCAAAGAGGCCGTGAAGAAAGAGTTTGCCATTCCTCATGTTCCCTTAGACCAGCGCTGGATGTTTACTCTTGAAGAAGCTACTGGCCCT GATATTTGGAACACAACATGGTATCCTAAATCTGCTGACCATGTTCCTACTGACAAGAAGTGGTATGTTGTTGATGCCACGGATCTGATTCTTGGGAGGATGGCTTCAACTATAGCAATACATATTCGCGGGAAGAACTTGGCCTCCTATACTCCAAGTGTTGACATGGGAGCCTTTGTAATCGTG GTTAATGCTGATAAAGTTGCTGTATCGGGTAAAAAGAGGACACAGAAGTTATACAGGCGCCATTCAGGAAGGCCAGGGGGTCTGAAGGAGGAAACCTTTGACCAACTTCAGAAAAGAATTCCGGAAAGGATTATTGAGCATGCTGTCCGTGGCATGCTTCCTAAAGGAAGA CTCGGGCGGTATTTGTTCAATCACCTCAAAGTGTACAAAGGCGCAGAGCATCCTCACCAAGCTCAGCAACCGATTGATCTTCCACTCAGAGACAAGAGAATTCGCGTTGAGAAATGA